Part of the Hippopotamus amphibius kiboko isolate mHipAmp2 chromosome 7, mHipAmp2.hap2, whole genome shotgun sequence genome, AACCAGCTACCACCTTTTTATGACCTGTGCCCTATTTATCCTGGGTGTCCCTATCCCCTACAATTAACAGGTTTCAAAACTGTGGGAAACTGTAAGGAATAATTTTAAtagctgaaacaaacaaaaaattgctttatgaggaaaagaaaaaaacaaaaccaaaaaaacccaggaATTTTTCCAACCAGTAAATTCTATATGCACTGAGGGGCTGCAGAGTCACCAACAGTGATTAAACCACAGAGCACCAGTTTTCCAGCTCAAactgaaaaggaattttttttttaattaaagtagatATGTCTGAGGGCAGCTAAATATAAGtaattcttttctttgtaaaaaatttctttaaaaaatttctccttcattGAACCATTCTGATGGTAACAAATAAATTTGACTTTATAATAGCCTAAAAAAACCCCCAACCTAGGTTGTTTTATGCAAGAggacaatttaaaacaaaaacaaacaggcgatctgtatttttaaagtctGAGATTTCTGAAGTCTATGCTGAGGAAAGAGGATGCCAACAAATGCACTTATCACCGTACATAAAGTTAAGCTTCCTAAACTAAATCTCTTTAGCATGAGATCAAATACAGTCTGCTCTTAGAAGATCCCCAAATGCTATCTCTTCCAACTCTTTAAAAGCCAGCTTCTGTTTCTCCAAGAAACAAAATACATTCAATATTGCAAAAAAAACACCACAGGTATCCGAAATGCAAAACAACCAGCGAGCCACATTCTTTTTCACAGAATTACCAGGCATCTATCACCTGTTTCTTGGATCAtttatttccctgtttcttttttttcactggCAGGACTATCCAGAACCTCTATCTTGCCTCTTCCATCTTCTGAATGAGGAAGCTTAATGTTATCGATGGTGACTTCACCTTCAGAAGAGGTGCTGTCACCTTCATCCTCAGATTCTGAACTGTCCTCTGAACTGTTTTGGGAATTCTCTTCTGAACTGTCCTCTTCTTTTGAATCAGACTGATTCATCTCAAACAAGGCCACATCCTGCAAAAAAAACACCACGTGGGAAATTTATTTCAGGGCGGTTCCCTAAAAAGTTATAACAACAACTTTGGGAATGACCGACATTTAGCACAAATACTGAAGCACAAAGGAcaagaaatgttcttttttttttgactgcacagcacagcttgcagaatcttagttcctcaaccagggatcaaacccggggccTTGGcggtggaagtgcagagccccaaccactgaaccaccagggaatccctccagacaagaaatgtttttaatacaATATGGCGTTGCTATTCTTTCAGTTGCCAGAGTCCACCATTATGATTTACATTTACTACAAGTCTAAAAAGTCCCCCACAACAGAGTTCTGTATATCCTGAACATATTCAACAAAATTCACccaacaaatattaacaaatatcaACATGAACCAGGCACTACACTAGAggctcaacaacaacaacaaaatcctcgCCTCTGTGGAATTTAATGTTTTTGAGGAGGAGTCGGCAAATCACAGCCTGCAGGGCAAACCCAGCCCGCTGCCTGTCTTCATGTAAGTCATAAGCTAAgaacagtttttacatttttaagtggtagaaaaaaataatcaaaagaatattgcatgaaatgtgaaaattatatgaaattcaaatttcagtgtccataaataaagcttATAAAACTTGCCTATTGGTTACATATCATCTACAGCTGCTTTCACGCTGACATGGCAGAAATAAGTAGTCACGACAGACAcagtatggcccacaaagcctaatgtatttactatctggctccctacagaaaatgtttgctgacctcTGTTCTAGTTGGGAAAGAAGACAATAAATGATTACACAGAAAGCAGTGTAGGGCagtgaaaattttctttaaaagacacaAGTGTTATAAAGGGAATTCCAGTGTAGAAATAAGATATGAGCCTAGATTGAGAGAATTTTCACACGTGGCTTATGTGATCAGTTATTCTATTATACACATCATTTACTTTCGCATTCTCAATGAATCAGACTATGATCACCTCTTTGGGGCCTTGggtgggaaaataagaaaaaaatccagttagGACACTTAGCAAATAAATGCTTCAGGATAACAAATGTACTATTTGACTTGAAAAAGCCTCCTATGATTCTGAATTACTAAATTCCTAAACTTCACGCAGGACCTACGAGACCCTTAATCATCAAATGACCGAGTACCTATGTAGTACTGGAAACATGAGCTGACTTtgcaaggaggaaaataatacgtggaattaaaatttaaaaattctctttttcagGTGATAAGACATACTGGTAATTTTACactatgaaatgaaaacaaagcatagTTACCATTTGTATAACTTTTCCCAGAGTCTCGtcaatattttcaatattgaAATGCCCAGGTGGGGCAGCTGCCATTTCTTTTCTTAGCTTTTCATTTGCCTGAGCCATCTGCGGCAGAAAGGTCTGTACTTGGTCCAGTACTAAGGAGACAAAATGTAGTTTATCAATATTTATGTTAGTATTTGGCCAAACTTCAAATGTTTAAATCCAGAATAGCCTGTAAAAACACTCGTCAAATTGACAGGAATAATAACTGTAACTATAATAAAATCTTTCAAATTCCTTCCATGTTAAAAACATCCAATCTCTtgtgaattcttaaaacagcaggACTACACAATTCACCAATTGTTTCTCAATGTTTTGTGTTTCTCATATATGCCCAGGATGGAAATTCCTAGAAGGCTGGCATTCAACAAAGAGTAACTGAATAAGTAGGCAGTAGGACTTCAATGCACGAGGGTCTGAGGCTTTGGGGTCAGATGATGTCGTTAACAGAATCCCAGTTCCACCTCCTACTACCTGAATTGCCTTGGGCAATGGCTGTTTTTACCTGCCCAAcatctcttcccctttcttctgATAATGTTTAATGATGACTTTCCTCTTAAGCTCTGTCACTCTTCTCCCAACCCCACTCATGACTCTATGTTCCACAACCTTGGCCGCTGTGATTTGGCTTAACAACACAGTGATCTGTCAGGCCAATCAGAGATCACCCTGGGATTCTGGTTGGAACTGTTGAGAAAAACTTCCCCTTTCAGAGTAAATGACTAAGGGAGCTGCTGAATGTAAGCCTGGAGCTGCTGATAAACTGGCCCACCTACCACCCATCAGGGAAGAGCTTGTCCTAGATGAAGTCGACTTCTAGGAAAGCAGAACTAAGACATAGAGAGCAGAAGAGCCCAGATGATGCAGAGCACCTGGAAGCAGATGTACCTGAAATCACTGGGGTACTCCTCCCCAACAAAATGAGCCAACATCTTTTGGCTGAAGGCAATCCGAGCTGGGTTTCAGTCATTTGCAACCACAGGAGGCTAACTGATACATTTAATTTAACCAATCAAATCCTCAGtttactcacctgtaaaacagggatgaaAACtgacaagcactgtgctaagcacaggGGAGTCAATAAACAAGGGACTTCTAATCTCTTTAGCTTTCAAAAGAGGCCCCAGCACATAACTATGTATATCATGGGCTCTCAGAACTTGTTAAGTCGCTGATACAAACACACAACAGCTGACTAGTGCTACCTGAACAAAGTCTGAGTGGTCTACATTTATGAGTGTGCAGTACAGCAGCATTACAGAGTAATTAATGAAGAGAACTGACCCTGTTATGTTATGAGTAACATTTACCATTTAAGTAATTATGTAATGGGGTCTGGTGGTGTTTTCCCACACATGAGTATTAAATTCAGGGCTCAGCAACCTCTAGAAAAATTTCTCACGGAGATTAACAATAATTGGCTTTGATTTCCAAAAATCCATCCCACAAGGAGTTTTTCTGGGCAAGGTTACCCTCTTAAAGCAGGGGAATAACCCAAGAAATTGTATCCCTGTGCACTGAATTCACAATGTAATTCCCAAGTAGGACTTGCTCAGCTGGACTTTCTGTGGTTTGATATGACAACAAAGGCAGATACTGTCCCATCAAATAAGCTTTAGGCAGAATTTCACATCAGAGAGGgttcctgagagagagagagagagatagagagagagagagagagagagagaagggtacTTACAGGGACTCCTCTCTATCCGAACTGTTTGAAGAGTGGAATTCTTCCTGGAATTAGGCTTGGAGTTGATGAGCAACTTGTCCCATATACCTGAAAACACACCCTTCGTTTACTGTAAGGAAACAGGAGCCCATCAGCAAACCTTCCAAGACCACCCTCAATTTTTGACTGTTCGTGTCTCACTttcccacactttttttttttttttaaagaagcattcCACCTTTCATTACAACATTTTAGTTCTTTCTGCACATAGATCTCCCCTTTCTTAAACGGGTCTCCTATATCTCGGCATCACTGATGCCAGGTAATAAATGCAAACTAAACTGCAGCTTTCTGGGTCAGAAACCCATCAGTGACAAGCGTGGGTCGGCAATGACAGAACACAGGAAGCAGTATAAAGTACCATAAGGGTTAAGTGAAGCCAGAAATGGTTTACCAGCTGCATTATATTGGGCAAATTACCTAAGCTTTTCGAGCATTAacttcttcatttataaaacatgCCTGCCTGGTAAGTTTCCCTTCAGTAAAAATGTCCAACCTAGACAAAACAGTCCTTTAGAGAACCCCATACCCCAGCTCCATCTATGCAGCCTCACTATTTACAATTCCTCAAATCAACCCAACTCTCCAGCCCATCAGAGCTCAGAGAACAGGACTTGTCTTTCAAAACCCAAGGCTTCGTGCACCCTGTTTCCCACAGCTGGAAAATCTCTCGACTCTGGTATAAAAATCCTGTTCACCTTCAAAGCAGCAGCTCAACATTCCTTGCTTACTACCATAGGCCTGACAACTGGATTAGTGCAAATTAGACTCTGGAGCCTCGCTGATTAGACTTAAATCCAAGGTTCGCCACTTCCCAGCCACACGATCTCTAGCAAGTTACTTACCGGTATGATACACCTGGgctcagtttgctcatctataAAACTGCGATAACAGAACCTTCTACACAGGgcggttgtgaggattaaatttaGTGAGTTAATTCCTGGGGCATAGTAGGCACTAAGAAAGCTTCAGCTATTATAACGTCTTCGGATGCTCTGGATTCTCACTGAATCTTTTTTTCAAGTTAATATTTAATGAGAATATGGCCAAGATTTTAGGCgcattcttctaaaaaaaaatctataggtaCACTACCTCCATTTTCCAAATGGAAAACCTGAGGCGTTGGGGATGCAAACAGCTCTCCTAAAGTTTCACAGCTAATTACTCGTGGGGCTGGGA contains:
- the NOPCHAP1 gene encoding NOP protein chaperone 1, whose translation is MEVHGEPQLGPSCSSSSPDGSGVSVSKELLTAGSGGRGGIWDKLLINSKPNSRKNSTLQTVRIERSPLLDQVQTFLPQMAQANEKLRKEMAAAPPGHFNIENIDETLGKVIQMDVALFEMNQSDSKEEDSSEENSQNSSEDSSESEDEGDSTSSEGEVTIDNIKLPHSEDGRGKIEVLDSPASEKKETGK